A stretch of Planctomicrobium piriforme DNA encodes these proteins:
- a CDS encoding PadR family transcriptional regulator — protein sequence MDIKLLNGTVEMMMLESISHGPTYGYEIVQTVLSRSNGQFELKEGSLYPALHRLERQELLESYWAEQDGRRRKYYKLTAAGKKALAARRKEWQAFSHGVNGVLGIEMSGVPC from the coding sequence ATGGATATCAAGCTGCTGAACGGCACCGTCGAAATGATGATGCTCGAATCAATTTCGCACGGGCCGACCTATGGTTATGAGATCGTGCAGACGGTGTTGTCACGCTCGAACGGGCAGTTCGAGCTGAAAGAGGGGAGTCTATACCCCGCGCTGCATCGGCTCGAACGCCAGGAGCTGCTTGAATCGTATTGGGCCGAGCAGGATGGCCGCCGTCGCAAGTACTACAAGCTCACCGCCGCCGGCAAAAAAGCCCTCGCCGCCCGCCGCAAGGAATGGCAGGCCTTCTCGCACGGAGTCAATGGCGTGCTGGGAATCGAGATGTCCGGAGTACCTTGTTGA
- a CDS encoding carbonic anhydrase — MDLIYRFDPHHPVTLPADTDADSVTQLMQTGNERFVEMLQTLQRTIAGEVTDESIIVPVCPISLGLPVIPGLVPAQAPFAMVVGCADARVPIEIVFDQFFNGMFVVRVAGNALSTEGLGSIQYAVKTMSDSLKLGLVLGHTGCGAMTAAVDSYLQPHDYVEIGFSHALRSVLDRAMIAVRGADRALKMSSSSSMFSEQKRREILIELTIYLNAALTSYQLKHEVRQLGNTDLRICYGVYDLADGLVRPNPSACLAKPCDTGTIFAEPPESPEAFIDLAQGWVQRILSR; from the coding sequence ATGGACCTCATCTACCGTTTCGATCCCCATCACCCGGTCACGCTGCCGGCCGACACCGACGCCGACAGCGTCACGCAGTTGATGCAGACTGGCAACGAACGCTTTGTCGAGATGCTGCAAACGCTGCAGCGGACGATCGCCGGCGAAGTGACCGATGAATCGATCATCGTTCCCGTCTGCCCCATCTCGCTCGGATTGCCGGTCATTCCCGGTCTCGTCCCGGCTCAGGCGCCGTTTGCGATGGTGGTCGGCTGTGCGGACGCGCGGGTGCCCATCGAGATCGTGTTCGACCAGTTCTTCAACGGGATGTTCGTGGTGCGAGTCGCAGGCAATGCCCTCAGCACGGAAGGGCTCGGCAGTATCCAATACGCGGTCAAAACGATGTCCGACAGCCTCAAGCTGGGACTCGTGCTGGGACACACCGGCTGCGGCGCGATGACGGCTGCCGTCGATTCGTACCTGCAACCGCACGACTATGTGGAAATCGGCTTCAGCCACGCCCTGCGTTCGGTCCTGGATCGGGCGATGATCGCCGTCCGCGGTGCGGATCGCGCGCTCAAGATGTCGAGCAGCAGTTCGATGTTTTCAGAACAGAAACGGCGCGAGATTCTGATCGAACTGACGATCTATCTCAATGCGGCATTGACCAGCTATCAGCTCAAGCACGAAGTACGGCAACTCGGCAACACCGACCTGCGAATCTGTTATGGAGTGTACGATCTCGCAGACGGCCTCGTCCGCCCGAATCCCTCCGCATGTCTCGCCAAACCCTGCGACACCGGCACCATCTTCGCCGAACCACCCGAAAGCCCCGAGGCATTCATCGACCTGGCCCAGGGTTGGGTGCAGCGAATTCTGTCGCGGTGA